The [Actinobacillus] rossii genome contains a region encoding:
- a CDS encoding transposase: MSKIKSKQKRKLSCFITYNPLIKHKTGLLNLAEELGNISQACKAMGMSRDTFYRYQQAVEQGGVEALLNQTRRVPNIKNRVDEHIEQAVVKFALDFPAYGQVRVSNELRKQGVFVSGGGVRSIWLRHNLANFKQRLNALEKEVAEKGIILNESQVQALERKKEDDISSGEIETAHPGYLGSQDTFYVGNLKGVGRIYQQTFVDTYSKVAFAKLYTMKTAIAAADMLNDKVLPFFEAQGLPMLRILTDRGSEYCGKVENHDYELYLAINDIEHTKTKVKHPQTNGICERFHKTILQEFYQVAFRKKIYTDLATLQADLDEWLMYYNHHRTHQGKMCCGRTPMATLLDGKGIWAEKNLSSN; the protein is encoded by the coding sequence GTGTCTAAAATTAAATCTAAACAAAAAAGGAAACTCTCATGTTTTATTACTTACAATCCGCTCATTAAACACAAGACCGGTTTACTCAATTTAGCAGAAGAACTTGGAAACATTTCTCAAGCTTGCAAAGCGATGGGGATGAGCCGAGATACATTCTATCGCTATCAACAAGCCGTAGAGCAAGGCGGTGTTGAAGCATTACTTAATCAAACTCGTCGGGTACCGAATATCAAAAATCGAGTAGACGAGCACATTGAGCAAGCTGTTGTAAAATTTGCCCTAGATTTTCCAGCTTACGGACAAGTTCGAGTGAGTAACGAACTTCGCAAGCAAGGTGTTTTTGTTTCAGGCGGTGGTGTTCGTTCCATTTGGCTACGTCATAATCTTGCTAACTTTAAACAGCGTTTAAATGCACTAGAGAAAGAAGTAGCTGAGAAAGGCATTATTCTAAATGAAAGTCAAGTCCAAGCCTTGGAACGTAAGAAAGAGGATGATATATCGAGTGGAGAAATTGAAACCGCTCATCCGGGCTATTTAGGTTCACAAGATACCTTTTATGTAGGTAATTTAAAAGGTGTTGGACGCATTTATCAGCAAACATTTGTTGATACTTATAGCAAGGTTGCTTTTGCAAAGCTCTACACAATGAAAACCGCAATTGCCGCTGCAGATATGCTCAATGATAAAGTCCTGCCGTTCTTTGAAGCCCAAGGATTACCGATGTTGCGTATTCTCACCGACCGTGGCAGTGAATATTGTGGCAAAGTGGAAAATCACGATTATGAGCTTTATTTAGCGATAAATGACATAGAGCATACTAAAACGAAAGTGAAGCATCCACAGACGAATGGTATCTGTGAACGTTTTCATAAGACTATCTTACAAGAATTTTACCAAGTCGCATTTAGGAAGAAAATATATACGGATTTAGCGACATTACAAGCTGATTTAGATGAGTGGTTAATGTATTATAATCACCATCGAACACATCAAGGAAAAATGTGCTGTGGCAGAACACCGATGGCAACATTACTTGATGGAAAAGGGATTTGGGCAGAAAAGAATTTAAGCTCAAATTAA
- the mutM gene encoding formamidopyrimidine-DNA glycosylase → MPELPEVETAKNGISPYLKGFFIEKIIVRQPKLRWEVSPELAQISHQKVTALSRRAKYLIIHTETGFIIGHLGMSGSVRIVTDKDPIEKHDHLDIVMNNGKIMRYNDPRRFGAWLWTDNLDEFHLFANLGPEPLSDEFNANYLFQKSRKKSTALKSFLMDNSVVVGVGNIYANEVLFYCELHPEKPAGKITKTQAILLTDTIKVELTRAIQQGGTTLKDFLQPDGKPGYFAQELQIYGKKGARCPKCGHKIESLVIGQRNSYICPNCQKK, encoded by the coding sequence ATGCCTGAATTACCCGAAGTTGAAACCGCCAAAAATGGGATCTCTCCCTATCTCAAAGGCTTTTTCATCGAAAAAATTATCGTAAGACAACCTAAATTACGCTGGGAAGTCAGCCCTGAATTAGCGCAAATTTCTCACCAAAAAGTCACCGCACTTTCGCGTCGTGCTAAATATTTAATTATTCATACTGAAACTGGATTTATCATTGGTCATCTAGGGATGTCAGGGTCTGTGCGTATTGTGACTGACAAAGATCCGATAGAAAAACACGATCATCTTGATATCGTGATGAACAATGGCAAAATCATGCGCTATAACGATCCGAGACGTTTTGGCGCTTGGTTATGGACAGATAACCTAGATGAATTTCATTTATTTGCCAATCTTGGCCCTGAGCCACTTTCTGATGAATTTAATGCCAATTATCTCTTTCAAAAATCGCGCAAAAAATCCACCGCACTTAAGTCATTCTTAATGGATAATTCCGTCGTTGTTGGAGTCGGCAATATTTATGCTAATGAAGTATTGTTTTATTGTGAACTTCACCCTGAAAAACCTGCGGGTAAAATTACTAAAACACAAGCTATATTGTTAACAGACACAATCAAAGTCGAACTCACTCGTGCGATTCAACAAGGTGGGACGACATTAAAGGATTTCCTGCAACCTGATGGTAAACCTGGCTATTTTGCGCAAGAATTACAAATTTACGGTAAGAAAGGTGCGCGATGTCCAAAGTGCGGTCATAAAATTGAAAGTTTAGTTATTGGGCAGCGGAACAGTTATATTTGTCCTAATTGCCAAAAGAAATAA
- the crp gene encoding cAMP-regulatory protein, producing MQDLEMMKSTEEHLISSVIDPTIDWFISHCHIHKYPTKTTLIHAGEKADTLYYLVKGSAMVMVKDEEGKEMILSYLSEGEFFGEVGLFEENQTRSASVKARTTCEIAEVSYKKFRQLIQVNPEILMHLTGQLSRRLQNTSRQVTNLAFLDVAGRIAQTLMNLSKMPDAMTHPDGMQIKITRQEIGQMVGCSRETVGRILKMLEDQNLIAAHGKTIVVFGTR from the coding sequence ATGCAAGATTTAGAAATGATGAAATCCACGGAAGAACATTTAATTTCCTCGGTCATTGATCCAACAATTGACTGGTTTATTTCTCATTGTCATATTCATAAATACCCGACAAAAACAACATTGATTCATGCTGGTGAAAAAGCAGATACACTGTATTATCTTGTGAAAGGTTCTGCGATGGTTATGGTGAAAGATGAGGAAGGCAAAGAAATGATTTTGTCTTATCTCAGCGAAGGTGAATTTTTCGGTGAAGTCGGGTTATTTGAAGAAAATCAAACTCGTTCGGCATCGGTAAAAGCGCGTACAACCTGTGAAATCGCGGAAGTTTCTTATAAGAAATTTCGTCAACTTATTCAAGTAAACCCTGAAATTTTAATGCATTTGACGGGGCAGTTATCACGTCGTTTACAAAATACATCACGCCAGGTCACAAACCTTGCTTTCTTAGATGTAGCAGGGCGTATTGCACAGACATTGATGAATTTATCTAAAATGCCAGATGCGATGACTCATCCAGATGGTATGCAAATTAAAATTACACGTCAAGAAATTGGTCAGATGGTTGGGTGTTCACGTGAAACTGTGGGGCGTATCTTAAAAATGCTTGAAGATCAGAATCTGATTGCAGCGCACGGTAAAACGATTGTGGTTTTTGGTACACGTTAA
- the radC gene encoding DNA repair protein RadC, with translation MLPPSLMPREKLLQYGPNSLENHELLAIFLRTGIKNCPVIQLSQNVLAHFGSLRGLITSTQKEFCAFKGIGITQYIQLQACTEMTKRYLLDELKFAHKFTHPDAARMYLQTELEHREREVFLVLFLDNQHHLIKTEEMFLGTINSASIYPREIIKTALYSNAAAIILAHNHPSGIAEPSMSDKHITEKIKNAAELMDIRVLDHFVIGKGTYFSFAEQGWL, from the coding sequence ATGCTCCCCCCATCTTTAATGCCGAGAGAAAAATTGCTTCAATATGGGCCGAACTCCCTTGAAAATCATGAATTACTGGCAATTTTTCTACGCACAGGAATAAAAAACTGCCCTGTTATACAACTTTCTCAAAATGTACTAGCACATTTTGGTTCACTACGTGGGCTAATTACATCCACACAAAAAGAATTTTGTGCATTCAAAGGCATTGGTATTACACAATATATACAACTTCAAGCCTGTACAGAAATGACTAAGCGTTATTTACTGGATGAACTAAAATTTGCTCATAAATTTACTCATCCCGATGCCGCCCGTATGTATTTGCAAACGGAGTTAGAACATCGTGAACGTGAAGTATTTCTCGTATTATTTTTAGATAATCAACATCATTTAATCAAAACAGAAGAAATGTTTCTCGGCACGATTAACAGTGCTAGTATTTATCCACGAGAAATTATTAAAACCGCCCTTTACAGCAATGCGGCAGCTATTATTCTGGCGCATAATCATCCATCAGGAATTGCAGAACCAAGTATGTCAGATAAACACATCACTGAGAAAATTAAAAATGCAGCTGAACTTATGGACATTCGCGTACTGGATCATTTTGTTATTGGTAAAGGCACATATTTCTCTTTTGCTGAACAAGGTTGGCTGTAG
- the rpmB gene encoding 50S ribosomal protein L28, which yields MSRVCQVTGKRPAVGNNRSHALNATRRRFLPNLHTHRFWVESENRFVTLRLTAKGMRIIDKKGIDAVLAEIRARGEKI from the coding sequence ATGTCTAGAGTCTGTCAAGTAACAGGCAAGCGTCCAGCTGTTGGTAACAACCGTTCGCACGCATTAAACGCGACTCGTCGTCGTTTTTTACCAAACTTACACACTCACCGTTTCTGGGTTGAGTCAGAAAACCGTTTCGTAACTTTACGCTTAACAGCGAAAGGTATGCGTATTATTGATAAAAAAGGCATTGATGCAGTTTTAGCTGAAATCCGTGCTCGTGGCGAAAAAATCTAA
- the rpmG gene encoding 50S ribosomal protein L33 — MAAKGAREKIRLVSSAETGHFYTTDKNKRNMPEKMEIKKFDPVVRKHVIYREAKIK; from the coding sequence ATGGCAGCTAAAGGTGCTCGTGAGAAAATCCGTTTAGTTTCTTCAGCAGAAACTGGTCACTTCTACACAACAGATAAAAATAAACGTAATATGCCAGAAAAAATGGAAATCAAAAAATTTGATCCAGTTGTGCGTAAACACGTTATTTATCGTGAAGCTAAAATCAAATAA
- the coaBC gene encoding bifunctional phosphopantothenoylcysteine decarboxylase/phosphopantothenate synthase: MSNLLGKRIVIGITGGIAAYKSIELIRLLRKANAEVRVVLTPAAAEFVTPLTLQAISGNPVSQSLLDPSAELAMGHIELAKWADAILIVPATADFIARMTVGMANDLLSTICLASAAPILLAPAMNQQMYAQSVTQENIAKLVQRGMKFIGPNSGEQACGDVGAGRMSEPSEIFSALCELFSAKYDLAGVSVVITAGPTRESIDPVRYISNHSSGKMGYAIAQAFAERGAEVTLISGPVNLPTPANVCRIDVISAQEMWQVAMESAVKNQLFIGCAAVADYRMAEISDQKIKKTSDNDELTLKLVKNPDIIASVAALTENRPFVVGFAAETHNVEQYAKDKLRRKNLDMICANSVAGGAVFGEDKNALHLFWQSGDKLLPTCSKTELAKALTQEIINQFSVETGFKRA, encoded by the coding sequence ATGTCAAATTTGCTAGGGAAACGTATTGTCATTGGTATTACAGGGGGCATTGCTGCCTATAAGAGCATTGAACTTATTCGTTTACTACGCAAGGCGAATGCAGAGGTTCGTGTAGTGTTAACACCAGCGGCTGCAGAATTTGTAACACCTTTAACTTTGCAAGCGATTTCGGGTAATCCTGTTTCTCAATCTTTATTAGATCCTTCCGCTGAATTAGCGATGGGGCATATTGAGCTAGCTAAATGGGCTGATGCAATTCTTATCGTACCCGCTACAGCTGATTTTATTGCGCGTATGACGGTGGGGATGGCAAATGACTTGCTTTCAACCATTTGCCTTGCTTCTGCTGCGCCAATTTTACTGGCGCCCGCAATGAATCAGCAAATGTATGCGCAAAGTGTAACACAAGAGAATATCGCAAAACTTGTTCAACGTGGAATGAAGTTTATAGGCCCTAATTCCGGTGAACAAGCTTGTGGTGATGTTGGTGCTGGACGCATGTCTGAACCCTCTGAAATTTTCTCCGCACTTTGTGAGCTATTTTCAGCTAAATATGATTTAGCGGGGGTGAGTGTGGTAATTACGGCGGGTCCAACGCGAGAATCCATCGATCCGGTACGTTATATTAGCAATCATAGTTCTGGTAAAATGGGGTATGCTATTGCACAAGCTTTTGCAGAACGTGGAGCTGAAGTGACGCTAATTAGCGGTCCTGTAAATTTACCAACACCTGCAAATGTTTGTCGTATTGATGTTATTTCTGCACAAGAAATGTGGCAAGTTGCCATGGAAAGTGCGGTCAAAAATCAGTTATTTATTGGTTGTGCGGCTGTAGCGGATTATCGAATGGCTGAGATCTCAGATCAAAAAATCAAGAAAACGAGTGATAATGACGAACTTACGTTAAAGTTGGTCAAAAATCCTGACATTATCGCAAGTGTGGCTGCATTGACTGAGAATCGTCCTTTTGTGGTTGGTTTTGCAGCAGAAACACACAATGTGGAACAGTATGCGAAAGATAAATTGCGGCGTAAAAATTTGGATATGATTTGTGCCAATAGCGTGGCGGGTGGCGCGGTATTTGGTGAAGATAAAAATGCCTTGCATTTATTTTGGCAAAGTGGTGATAAGCTATTACCAACTTGTTCTAAAACAGAGCTGGCAAAAGCACTTACGCAAGAAATTATCAATCAATTTAGCGTAGAGACAGGGTTTAAACGAGCGTAA
- the dut gene encoding deoxyuridine 5'-triphosphate nucleotidohydrolase: protein MKKIDVKILDSRIGTEFPLPAYATSGSAGLDLRALVEEGFEIQPGETKLIPTGLSIYIADPNLAAVILPRSGLGHKNGIVLGNLVGLIDSDYQGPLMVSMWNRGQEPFRVEVGDRIAQLVFVPVVQAEFNIVENFEQTDRGEGGFGHSGKN, encoded by the coding sequence ATGAAAAAAATTGATGTTAAAATTTTAGATAGTCGTATCGGTACAGAATTTCCGTTGCCTGCTTATGCTACAAGCGGTTCTGCTGGTTTGGATTTGCGTGCATTAGTGGAAGAAGGTTTTGAAATTCAGCCCGGTGAAACTAAATTAATTCCAACGGGATTATCCATTTACATCGCGGATCCAAATTTAGCGGCTGTAATTTTGCCGCGTTCAGGGCTAGGGCATAAAAACGGTATTGTACTGGGGAATCTTGTAGGACTCATTGATAGCGATTATCAAGGACCGTTAATGGTTTCTATGTGGAACCGTGGTCAAGAGCCATTTCGTGTTGAAGTGGGTGATCGTATCGCTCAATTGGTTTTTGTTCCCGTAGTGCAAGCCGAGTTTAATATTGTAGAAAATTTTGAACAAACGGATCGCGGTGAAGGTGGTTTTGGTCATTCAGGTAAGAACTAG
- the slmA gene encoding nucleoid occlusion protein, with protein MLEEQLEIADLEPAPVETKIPKIEKRSVNERRQQVLAVLTNMLHSENGMERMTTARLAEAIGVSEAALYRYFPSKTKMFEALLDNIELNLFTRISQSIKMETNTVNRVHDIMQMILDFARKNPGLTRVLTGHALMFEDSKLQARVAQFFDRLELQFVNILQMSKLREGRTFAADERTLATYLVTICEGQFMRYVRTNFRRAPNQSFEQQWKLIEPLFL; from the coding sequence ATGCTAGAAGAACAACTTGAAATTGCGGATCTTGAGCCTGCGCCTGTAGAAACTAAGATACCTAAAATCGAAAAGCGCAGTGTAAATGAACGTCGCCAACAAGTTTTGGCGGTGTTAACGAATATGCTTCATTCTGAAAATGGCATGGAACGTATGACAACCGCGCGACTTGCTGAAGCAATTGGGGTATCTGAAGCTGCGTTGTATCGCTATTTCCCAAGCAAAACAAAAATGTTTGAAGCCTTATTAGATAATATTGAGTTAAATTTGTTTACACGTATTTCTCAATCTATCAAGATGGAAACAAATACGGTTAATCGTGTGCATGATATTATGCAGATGATTTTAGATTTTGCTCGTAAAAACCCTGGTTTAACACGTGTTTTGACCGGGCATGCTTTGATGTTTGAAGACAGTAAATTACAGGCTCGTGTGGCACAATTTTTCGATCGTCTAGAATTACAATTTGTGAATATTTTACAAATGAGTAAACTGCGCGAAGGCAGAACATTTGCTGCTGATGAACGTACACTTGCCACTTATTTAGTGACTATTTGTGAAGGACAATTTATGCGTTATGTGCGAACAAATTTTCGCCGAGCACCAAATCAAAGTTTTGAACAACAATGGAAACTGATTGAGCCTTTATTTCTATGA